A part of Vicia villosa cultivar HV-30 ecotype Madison, WI unplaced genomic scaffold, Vvil1.0 ctg.000823F_1_1, whole genome shotgun sequence genomic DNA contains:
- the LOC131631430 gene encoding uncharacterized protein LOC131631430, producing MVVFKENDASEKKNRGRKITSVVLGPISASFELPHFCYGGKINIEKLLAAPPKMHANYGKDIDITPLADRRFSVIERANNWTVQLRKRNDNRIDIICTHLPSNKQFRSKPEVANFILYEARPKPKSKEEKKTENSSGCNEKGSTSKKRKKEERETYHDIPPEEAGTNMMEWID from the exons ATGGTTGTATTTAAAGAGAATGATGCAAGTGAA AAGAAAAACAGAGGAAGAAAAATAACAAGCGTGGTGTTGGGACCAATTTCAGCCTCTTTTGAACTTCCACATTTTTGTTACGGAGGCAAAATTAACATTGAAAAG TTGCTTGCAGCCCCTCCTAAGATGCATGCAAATTATGGAAAAGATATAGATATTACTCCACTTGCAGATCGAAGATTTTCTGTCATTGAAAGAGCAAATAATTGGACAGTTCAATTGAGAAAACGAAATGATAATCGAATAGATATT ATTTGTACACATTTACCATCAAACAAGCAATTTCGTTCGAAGCCTGAAGTGGCTAACTTTATTCTTTATGAAGCTCGCCCAAAACCTAAAAGCAAGGAGGAAAAGAAAACTGAAAATTCCAGTGGATGCAAT GAGAAAGGTTCGAcatcaaagaaaagaaaaaaagaagagagagaaacttATCATGATATCCCTCCAGAGGAAGCAGGAACAAATATGATGGAATGGATTGActaa